A DNA window from Camelina sativa cultivar DH55 chromosome 17, Cs, whole genome shotgun sequence contains the following coding sequences:
- the LOC104757268 gene encoding loricrin-like isoform X1: MTHRIASRCFSIMLLCLLITSPLDVIAQGQGGQGDIPVVNPTAPGGSTTTPTITQPSPPTSTFPGPTPTTTPTGGYPPLDGTTPTGGYPPLDGTSPPSGGGDVGGGYGGGNAPGGGGDTGAGGGGGGGYGGGAPGGGGGGDTGAGGGGATGGGGDTGAGGSGGGGSGQWCIAKANASPTSLQVALDYACGYGGADCGQIQQGAACYEPNTIRDHASFAFNSYYQKHPGSDSCNFGGAAQLTSTDPSKGSCHFSSSSGTVSTSPPSQMSPPDFNSPPSSTYPPPITTPTTGTTGSGPPFGVAEPTGLPSSATHVSHSLLSIFTAIGILMPLLRENYL; encoded by the exons ATGACTCACCGTATAGCTTCTCGATGTTTCTCCATCATGCTTCTATGTCTTCTAATCACTTCAC CACTAGATGTTATAGCTCAGGGTCAGGGAGGACAAGGTGATATACCAGTTGTTAATCCTACAGCTCCCGGTGGTAGTACCACCACACCAACCATAACCCAACCATCACCGCCTACCTCAACATTCCCAGGTCCAACACCAACAACTACACCAACTGGAGGTTATCCACCACTTGATGGTACCACACCAACCGGTGGTTACCCACCACTTGATGGTACCTCGCCTCCAAGTGGTGGCGGTGATGTTGGTGGTGGTTACGGTGGTGGTAATGCACCTGGTGGAGGTGGTGACACTGGTGCAGGTGGAGGAGGTGGCGGCGGTTATGGTGGTGGTGCAcctggtggcggaggaggaggtgaCACCGGTGCAGGAGGTGGTGGTGCAACTGGTGGTGGCGGTGACACTGGTGCAGGTggaagtggtggtggtggcagtGGCCAGTGGTGCATAGCGAAAGCAAATGCTTCGCCAACATCATTACAGGTGGCTTTGGATTACGCATGTGG GTATGGAGGAGCTGATTGTGGCCAGATCCAACAAGGTGCAGCCTGTTACGAGCCTAACACTATTCGTGATCATGCTTCCTttgctttcaatagttattaccAAAAGCACCCTGGTTCAGACAGCTGCAATTTTGGAGGGGCAGCACAACTTACCAGTACAGATCCAA GTAAAGGAAGCTGTcacttctcatcatcatcaggaaCAGTCAG CACAAGCCCACCAAGTCAAATGAGTCCACCAGATTTTAATTCCCCACCATCATCTACATACCCACCCCCAATAACAACTCCAACTACAGGCACAACTGGTTCTGGACCACCATTCGGAGTGGCAGAGCCAACAGGGCTTCCAAGTTCAGCAACACATGTGTCACATAGCCTTCTCTCAATATTTACAGCAATTGGGATACTAATGCCACTGCTCAGGGAAAATTATCTTTAA
- the LOC104757264 gene encoding U-box domain-containing protein 17-like — protein sequence MASAAIFSSLRRRRSPSLEAFLAPVDLSGVSLIQTLASISTEIVSCFRGVRFTFQRKNARSLIRKIEIFVVLFEFLADSNWGSRIKKRTSSSSVFFSELTALLCLKELYLLLYRSKILIDYCAQSSKLWLLLQNPSISGYFHDLNQEISTLLDVFPVNDLCLSQDITEQIELLQRQSRKSKLYIDHNDESLRETFYSFLDAFESGEIPSPVDLRTFFVEKLKIKDSESCRNEIEFLEEQIVNHDGDLEPTGSVINGFVAITRYCRFLLFGFEDGLEWWIENPKKPRKGFVAQEIGDTFITVPKDFVCPISLDLMTDPVIISTGQTYDRSSIARWIEEGHCTCPKTGQMLMDSRIVPNRALKNLIVQWCTASGISYESEFTDSPNECFASALPTKAAVEANKATVSILIKYLADGSEAAQTVAAREIRLLAKTGRENRAFIAEAGAIPHLCRLLKSENAIAQENSVTAMLNLSIYEKNKSRIMEEGDCLESIVSVLVCGLTVEAQENAAATLFSLSAVHEYKKRIAIVDQCVEALASLLQNGTPRGKKDAVTALYNLSTHPDNCSRMIEGGGVSSLVGALKNEGVAEEAAGALALLVRQSLGAEAIGKEDSAVTGLMGMMRCGTPRGKENAVAALLELCRSGGAAVAEKVLRAPAIAGLLQTLLFTGTKRARRKAASLARVFQRRENAAMRSGGYGFVGNSNGNRDGSFTTDVSVPISISISVPVL from the coding sequence ATGGCCTCCGCGGCGATATTCTCATCTCTCCGACGGAGGAGATCGCCGTCTTTGGAAGCTTTTCTAGCCCCCGTTGACCTTTCCGGCGTTTCTCTTATCCAAACCCTAGCTTCCATTTCAACAGAGATCGTTTCTTGTTTCCGCGGCGTTAGATTCACGTTCCAACGCAAGAACGCTCGTTCTCTCATCCGCAAGATCGAGATCTTCGTCGTCTTGTTCGAATTCCTCGCGGATTCGAATTGGGGgtcaagaattaaaaaaagaacaagcagcagctctgtttttttctccGAATTAACGGCGTTGCTCTGTTTAAAAGAGCTTTACCTTCTCCTCTACCGCTCCAAGATCCTCATCGATTACTGCGCTCAATCTAGTAAGTTATGGCTATTGCTACAAAACCCTTCAATTTCTGGGTATTTCCATGATTTAAACCAAGAAATCTCCACTCTTTTGGATGTTTTCCCTGTCAACGACCTCTGTTTAAGCCAAGACATCACAGAGCAAATCGAGTTGTTACAGAGACAATCCAGGAAATCGAAACTGTACATCGATCACAACGACGAGTCGTTACGCGAAACGTTTTATTCCTTTCTTGATGCGTTCGAGAGCGGTGAGATTCCGAGTCCTGTTGATCTGAGAACCTTCTTCGTTGAGAAACTCAAGATTAAGGACTCTGAGAGTTGTAGAAACGAAATCGAGTTTTTGGAAGAACAGATTGTGAATCACGATGGTGACTTGGAGCCTACTGGATCAGTGATCAACGGGTTTGTAGCGATTACAAGGTACTGTAGGTTTCTCTTGTTTGGATTCGAAGATGGTTTGGAGTGGTGGATTGAGAATCCTAAGAAGCCACGAAAAGGGTTCGTTGCTCAGGAGATTGGGGACACGTTTATAACTGTTCCGAAAGATTTTGTTTGTCCCATCTCACTTGATTTGATGACGGATCCTGTGATTATATCTACAGGGCAGACTTATGATCGGAGCTCTATAGCTAGGTGGATTGAAGAAGGGCATTGTACTTGTCCTAAAACAGGACAAATGCTTATGGATTCCAGGATTGTTCCTAACCGAGCTCTTAAGAATTTGATTGTTCAATGGTGTACAGCGAGTGGTATATCTTACGAGTCTGAGTTTACTGATTCTCCTAATGAGTGTTTTGCTTCTGCTCTTCCTACTAAAGCTGCTGTTGAAGCTAACAAAGCTACTGTATCGATTCTTATTAAGTATTTAGCAGATGGTTCTGAAGCAGCTCAGACTGTTGCAGCTAGGGAGATACGTCTTTTAGCTAAAACGGGAAGAGAGAACCGTGCGTTTATCGCGGAAGCGGGTGCGATACCGCACTTGTGCCGTCTTCTCAAATCCGAAAACGCTATTGCGCAGGAGAATTCAGTGACTGCGATGTTGAATCTATCGATTTAtgagaagaacaagagtcgGATTATGGAGGAAGGTGATTGTTTGGAGTCTATAGTAAGTGTTTTAGTTTGTGGTCTCACAGTGGAAGCGCAAGAAAACGCAGCAGCTACATTGTTCAGTCTCTCTGCTGTACATGAGTATAAGAAACGTATAGCTATCGTTGATCAATGCGTCGAGGCGTTAGCGTCGCTGCTTCAGAACGGGACACCGAGAGGGAAGAAAGATGCGGTTACAGCGTTATATAACTTATCGACGCATCCGGATAACTGCAGTAGGATGATTGAAGGAGGAGGTGTGTCTAGTCTCGTTGGAGCTCTCAAGAACGAAGGCGTAGCTGAGGAAGCAGCAGGAGCTTTGGCTTTGCTAGTAAGACAATCTCTTGGCGCTGAAGCTATAGGGAAAGAGGACTCCGCTGTGACGGGGCTCATGGGAATGATGAGATGTGGAACACCGAGAGGGAAAGAAAACGCGGTCGCTGCGTTGCTCGAACTTTGTAGGAGCGGTGGTGCAGCTGTAGCGGAGAAAGTGTTGAGAGCACCTGCCATTGCGGGGTTACTTCAAACGCTTTTGTTTACCGGGACGAAACGTGCTAGACGGAAAGCTGCATCGCTTGCTCGTGTTTTCCAGAGACGGGAAAATGCTGCGATGCGGTCTGGTGGTTACGGGTTTGTAGGGAATTCGAATGGTAATAGAGACGGTAGTTTTACAACCGATGTCTCTGTACCGATATCAATCTCAATCTCCGTACCTGTGTTGTGA
- the LOC104757269 gene encoding cold-regulated 413 inner membrane protein 2, chloroplastic — translation MASLCLSSSRIVSLHHHKPCLSLKFRPRISNLSGLSHSASAVSFNPLRLSSDRQRTASSVSAKVEKRRKRGSSVVCYATPMLSVHNLQWISTISCVALMLTRGTGIHKSFVVPLFALQAPMGIVSWMKGEYGIWAAFLALLTRLFFPFPGELELPFIALLLVIVAPYQVMSIRGKQEGAILSLAISCFLAFQHFSRAGSLQKAFDQNSVLATVAIIGVTVVSILFLI, via the exons ATGGCGAGTCTGTGTCTCTCATCGTCCCGGATCGTTTCTCTCCACCACCACAAACCctgtctctctctcaaattccGGCCTCGTATTTCAAATCTCTCCGGTCTAAGTCACAGTGCGAGTGCTGTTTCCTTCAATCCGCTAAG GTTATCATCTGATCGTCAGCGAACGGCTTCTTCAGTGTCGGCCAAGGTTGAGAAGCGGCGGAAGAGAGGATCGAGTGTGGTCTGTTATGCTACTCCGATGTTGTCTGTTCATAATCTACAATGGATCTCCACCATTTCTTGCGT tgCATTGATGCTTACAAGGGGTACTGGTATTCATAAGTCCTTTGTTGTTCCACTATTCGCTCTACAAGCACCAATGGGCATTGTCTCCTGGATGAA GGGTGAGTATGGCATTTGGGCAGCATTCCTGGCGCTTCTTACTCGACTGTTCTTCCCTTTCCCAG GTGAACTTGAGCTGCCATTTATAGCATTACTCTTGGTGATTGTCGCGCCATATCAAGTTATGAGCATAAG AGGGAAACAAGAAGGGGCTATCCTTTCTTTAGCGATCTCTTGTTTTCTGGCTTTCCAGCATTTCTCACGAGCAGGCAGCTTGCAGAAAGCATTTGATCAGAATTCAGTTCTTGCCACTGTAGCAATAATTGGTGTCACAGTTGTATCTATCCTTTTCTTAATATAA
- the LOC104757266 gene encoding RNA polymerase II degradation factor 1, whose product MSNKVGGGGSAGGRKANSDIPSGSREIVKSLKEIVNAPEAEIYAMLKECNMEPNEAVARLLSQDPFHEVKSKKEKKKETRDTPDSRPRGANNTYNRGARGGSDRYSGRGGSTHFSSTDSGNFQGKSTNKKESGPQGYTASWSSASGVTDYHQTQNSDSVATENKLSSVTSGDVISSSQPASGHQTAWFGAPGQRSMADIVKMGIPQNKTMKQNVNMRSEISHEHEASANQQVPVRDEWPSIEKPLAPRTSSVSVAPAESEVCNGPAEFQSDRGEQHLKDRLENIHLAENEPSEIRGVDHVQADSVQEDDSAVSSEFDDNPYQTQNHPVEHHKDEDDVSSRPANYQQQTVDSHDQEASHEEDRPAVVIPNHLLIHTEECSQLSFGSFGGFGSRPLSNNVEETSDVAPQIEHSDARNTEYYADEHLEGTANGNMVHAPATENYDDSLESRREVLKQENSEGAQEHQYTFAQSEPGYAYENAKQQQMNTVYDASQTNAQNQMQNLASLSNVMGYTHSVPNALFAQTAQSVRELEFQYSPFSVAQSLQSRNSNHASSLGGQSNSMPEALRGSGIPATQPAQQTLPSANIATGPALPQQLPMHPYSQPTLPLTHYANMISYPVMPQNYPYMPSAFQQTFGNSSYHQLAASLLPQYKTNVSPGNLPQSATAPASAYGFGNSTNVGSAGSFPVNQQSAPTGTALGYEDVLSSQYKESNHLLALQQQQQQQQQQQQQQNENSAMWHHGHGSRTMSGVPANTYYNLQAQQQLQLHQQLQQQQQQQQQNQQAAGGYRQNENSAMWHHGHGSRTMSGVPANTYYNLQAQQQLQLHQQLQQQQQQQQQNQQAAGGYRQAQQQQHYGSHGYPNFYQSQTEMSLERQQQNPRDGAGSQAGGQQSNQTQQQLWQNSY is encoded by the exons ATGAGCAATAAGGTGGGCGGCGGCGGAAGTGCCGGAGGGAGGAAAGCTAATAGCGATATCCCGTCAGGGTCTAGAGAAATAGTAAAAAGCTTGAAGGAAATTGTAAACGCTCCCGAGGCTGAGATCTATGCTATGCTTAAAGAGTGCAATATGGAGCCTAACGAAGCCGTTGCTCGCCTCCTCTCTCAAG ATCCATTTCACGAGGTAAAgagcaagaaagaaaagaagaaagag aCTAGGGATACACCGGATTCTCGGCCTCGTGGTGCTAATAACACGTATAACCGTGGTGCTAGAGGTGGTTCTGATCGTTATAGCGGGCGAGGTGGATCTACCCATTTCAGCTCTACAG ATTCTGGAAACTTCCAGGGCAAATCTACAAACAAGAAAGAGAGTGGACCACAAGGTTACACAGCTTCTTGGTCTTCTGCTTCTGGAGTGACGGACTACCATCAGACACAAAACAG TGATTCCGTCGCTACGGAAAATAAATTGTCATCTGTTACTTCGGGTGATGTAATATCATCATCACAGCCGGCTTCTGGACATCAAACTGCATGGTTTGGCGCTCCAGGTCAGAGGTCTATGGCTGACATTGTGAAGATGGGTATACCACAGAACAAGACAATGAAGCAAAATGTCAATATGCGTTCTGAGATAAGTCATGAGCATGAAGCTAGTGCAAATCAGCAGGTCCCTGTTAGAGATGAATGGCCATCGATTGAGAAGCCACTGGCACCTCGTACATCTTCTGTATCAGTAGCACCAGCAGAATCAGAGGTATGCAATGGTCCAGCTGAATTCCAATCCGATAGAGGAGAGCAACATTTGAAGGACCGGttagaaaatatacatttagCAGAAAATGAACCTTCTGAAATTCGTGGAGTCGATCATGTGCAAGCTGACTCTGTTCAAGAAGATGACTCTGCAGTTTCATCAGAATTTGATGATAATCCATATCAGACACAGAACCATCCAGTAGAGCACCacaaag atgaagatgatgtttcGTCTCGTCCAGCcaattatcaacaacaaaccgTAGATAGTCATGATCAAGAAGCCTCACATGAAGAAGATAGACCTGCTGTTGTAATTCCAAACCATTTGCTAATCCATACCGAAGAATGCTCGCAATTAAGTTTCGGAAGCTTTGGAGGTTTTGGATCAAGACCTTTGAGCAACAACGTAGAAGAGACTTCTGATGTAGCTCCACAGATTGAACATTCAGATGCAAG AAATACTGAGTACTATGCCGATGAACATCTTGAAGGTACAGCCAATGGAAATATGGTCCACGCACCTGCTACTGAAAATTATGATGATTCTTTAGAGTCAAGGCGAGAGGTTTTGAAGCAAGAAAACTCTGAGGGCGCTCAGGAGCACCAGTACACATTTGCTCAGTCTGAGCCAGGGTATGCGTATGAAAATGCTAAGCAGCAGCAGATGAATACTGTATATGATGCCTCACAGACAAATGCACAGAATCAGATGCAGAATCTTGCTTCGTTATCAAATGTGATG GGGTATACACACTCAGTTCCCAACGCTTTATTTGCACAAACAGCACAAAGTGTGAGGGAACTTGAGTTCCAGTATTCACCTTTCTCAGTTGCACAGTCTCTGCAGTCAAGAAATAGCAATCATGCTTCATCACTTGGTGGCCAAAGCAATTCCATGCCAGAG GCTCTCCGAGGCAGTGGAATTCCGGCAACGCAGCCAGCTCAGCAAACCTTACCTAGTGCTAATATCGCTACTGGACCAGCTCTTCCTCAACAGCTTCCAATGCATCCTTACTCTCAACCCACATTGCCTCTAACGCACTATGCAAACATGATCAGTTATCCTGTTATGCCTCAGAACTATCCATATATGCCATCCGCTTTCCAGCAAACATTTGGTAACAGCTCATACCACCAGCTAGCTGCCTCATTGCTTCCGCAGTACAAAACGAATGTCTCTCCCGGTAATTTGCCTCAGTCTGCAACGGCGCCTGCCTCCGCTTATGGATTTGGAAACTCAACCAATGTTGGCTCTGCTGGAAGCTTCCCTGTTAACCAACAGTCTGCTCCTACCGGTACAGCACTCGGTTATGAAGATGTTCTTAGTTCTCAATACAAAGAGAGTAATCATTTGCTGGCacttcagcagcagcagcagcaacagcaacagcagcaacaacagcag AACGAAAACTCGGCGATGTGGCATCACGGTCATGGTTCCAGAACCATGTCAGGTGTCCCAGCTAACACGTACTACAACCTCCAAGCACAGCAGCAACTACAACTACACcaacaactacaacaacaacaacaacaacaacagcagaaCCAGCAAGCAGCGGGAGGATATCGCCAA AACGAAAACTCGGCGATGTGGCATCACGGTCATGGTTCCAGAACCATGTCAGGTGTCCCAGCTAACACGTACTACAACCTCCAAGCACAGCAGCAACTACAACTACACcaacaactacaacaacaacaacaacaacaacagcagaaCCAGCAAGCAGCGGGAGGATATCGCCAAGCTCAGCAACAACAGCATTATGGATCTCATGGATACCCAAATTTCTATCAGTCCCAAACTGAAATGTCACTCGAGCGCCAGCAGCAAAACCCTAGGGACGGTGCTGGGTCTCAGGCTGGTGGTCAACAGTCGAATCAAACCCAGCAGCAGCTCTGGCAAAACTCgtactaa
- the LOC104757268 gene encoding loricrin-like isoform X2 yields the protein MTHRIASRCFSIMLLCLLITSPLDVIAQGQGGQGDIPVVNPTAPGGSTTTPTITQPSPPTSTFPGPTPTTTPTGGYPPLDGTTPTGGYPPLDGTSPPSGGGDVGGGYGGGNAPGGGGDTGAGGGGGGGYGGGAPGGGGGGDTGAGGGGATGGGGDTGAGGSGGGGSGQWCIAKANASPTSLQVALDYACGYGGADCGQIQQGAACYEPNTIRDHASFAFNSYYQKHPGSDSCNFGGAAQLTSTDPSKGSCHFSSSSGTVSTSPPSQMSPPDFNSPPSSTYPPPITTPTTGTTGSGPPFGVAEPTGLPSSATHVSHSLLSIFTAIGILMPLLRENYL from the exons ATGACTCACCGTATAGCTTCTCGATGTTTCTCCATCATGCTTCTATGTCTTCTAATCACTTCAC CACTAGATGTTATAGCTCAGGGTCAGGGAGGACAAGGTGATATACCAGTTGTTAATCCTACAGCTCCCGGTGGTAGTACCACCACACCAACCATAACCCAACCATCACCGCCTACCTCAACATTCCCAGGTCCAACACCAACAACTACACCAACTGGAGGTTATCCACCACTTGATGGTACCACACCAACCGGTGGTTACCCACCACTTGATGGTACCTCGCCTCCAAGTGGTGGCGGTGATGTTGGTGGTGGTTACGGTGGTGGTAATGCACCTGGTGGAGGTGGTGACACTGGTGCAGGTGGAGGAGGTGGCGGCGGTTATGGTGGTGGTGCAcctggtggcggaggaggaggtgaCACCGGTGCAGGAGGTGGTGGTGCAACTGGTGGTGGCGGTGACACTGGTGCAGGTggaagtggtggtggtggcagtGGCCAGTGGTGCATAGCGAAAGCAAATGCTTCGCCAACATCATTACAGGTGGCTTTGGATTACGCATGTGGGTATGGAGGAGCTGATTGTGGCCAGATCCAACAAGGTGCAGCCTGTTACGAGCCTAACACTATTCGTGATCATGCTTCCTttgctttcaatagttattaccAAAAGCACCCTGGTTCAGACAGCTGCAATTTTGGAGGGGCAGCACAACTTACCAGTACAGATCCAA GTAAAGGAAGCTGTcacttctcatcatcatcaggaaCAGTCAG CACAAGCCCACCAAGTCAAATGAGTCCACCAGATTTTAATTCCCCACCATCATCTACATACCCACCCCCAATAACAACTCCAACTACAGGCACAACTGGTTCTGGACCACCATTCGGAGTGGCAGAGCCAACAGGGCTTCCAAGTTCAGCAACACATGTGTCACATAGCCTTCTCTCAATATTTACAGCAATTGGGATACTAATGCCACTGCTCAGGGAAAATTATCTTTAA
- the LOC104757270 gene encoding cold-regulated 413 inner membrane protein 1, chloroplastic, with amino-acid sequence MASLCLSSSRVVSLHHQKTFLSLKLRPRSSSLSAGICHATTGSVSFNPLRLLADRHRTRTATVSARVEKRQKRGSSLVCYASPVSVYNLQWISALSCIALILARGTGIQKSVVVPLFALHAPSSIVAWIKGEYGVWAAFSALIVRLFFTFPSELELPFIALLLVIVAPHQVMSIRGRQEGAIISLAISCFLAFQHFSKAGSLEKAYEKSSVLATVAIIGVTVVSLLFLL; translated from the exons ATGGCGAGTCTCTGTCTCTCATCGTCCCGAGTAGTCTCTCTCCACCACCAgaaaacttttctctctttaaaacTCCGGCCTCGTTCATCAAGTCTCTCCGCCGGTATATGTCACGCTACTACGGGTTCTGTTTCCTTCAATCCGTTAAG GTTGTTGGCTGATCGTCATCGAACAAGAACCGCTACGGTGTCCGCGAGGGTTGAGAAACGGCAAAAGAGAGGATCGAGCTTGGTGTGTTATGCTTCTCCGGTTTCTGTCTATAATCTACAATGGATCTCAGCTCTTTCTTGCAT tgcatTGATTCTTGCAAGGGGTACTGGTATCCAAAAGTCCGTTGTTGTTCCACTATTCGCTCTACACGCACCATCGAGCATTGTCGCTTGGATTAA aggAGAATATGGCGTTTGGGCAGCTTTCAGCGCGCTTATTGTTCGACTGTTCTTTACTTTTCCAA GTGAACTTGAGCTGCCATTCATTGCATTACTCTTGGTGATTGTTGCTCCACATCAAGTTATGAGCATAAG AGGGAGGCAAGAAGGAGCAATCATATCATTAGCAATCTCTTGTTTTCTGGCTTTCCAACATTTCTCAAAAGCAGGCAGCTTGGAGAAAGCATATGAGAAGAGTTCAGTTCTTGCCACTGTAGCAATTATTGGTGTCACTGTTGTAtcccttcttttcttgttataa